From a single Oscillospiraceae bacterium genomic region:
- the ispF gene encoding 2-C-methyl-D-erythritol 2,4-cyclodiphosphate synthase: protein MRIGHGYDLHRLEEERKLVLCGVTIPFEKGLLGHSDADVAVHALIDALLGAAALGDIGKHFPDTDEQYRDANSIELLKHVVGLLAEKGYWLGNADVTIIAQAPKLAPHILRMRKNLAEACGVELDRISVKATTEEGLGVTGDRRAICAHAVVLLEETE from the coding sequence ATGAGAATCGGCCACGGTTATGATCTCCACCGTCTCGAAGAAGAGCGAAAGCTTGTCCTCTGCGGTGTGACGATCCCGTTTGAAAAGGGCTTGCTCGGCCATTCCGACGCCGATGTGGCCGTCCATGCATTGATTGATGCCCTGCTGGGCGCAGCGGCACTCGGCGATATCGGCAAACATTTTCCCGATACCGACGAACAATACCGCGACGCAAACAGCATAGAGCTGCTCAAACACGTCGTGGGTCTGCTTGCGGAAAAAGGCTATTGGCTGGGCAACGCCGATGTCACCATCATTGCACAGGCGCCCAAACTGGCTCCGCATATTTTAAGAATGCGCAAAAATCTGGCCGAGGCCTGCGGTGTGGAACTCGATCGCATCAGCGTCAAGGCCACAACCGAAGAAGGTCTCGGCGTCACGGGCGACCGCCGTGCCATCTGCGCCCATGCAGTTGTTTTATTGGAAGAAACAGAATAA
- a CDS encoding YfhO family protein, which yields MIKLKNPLIKKRENLMVWKVFLTALGIGIVMILPFIIKDGGYFFYYGDYNVQQVPFWQYCAEQVKSGNFFWSWETDLGSDFISAYSFYTIGSPFFWLAMIFPSSWMPALMGPLMMLKMAVAAVGAFLYMRRYIKDPDYAMIGALLYAFSSYTIYNIFFNHFIDVVAVFPFMLLAFDMLFEDNKWGWFALFTAVNLLTNYFFFVGEVVFFILYYVIRVTCPDDWKFNFKKLLHGILEALVGVAIAAFMMLPSFLELMSNPRLDSVFNGWGFYIYGETRRYMGVLHALLFPPELPHFTYFIENSNTRWQSVAAWLPLFALSMVIAFLAAKKSKGSWQKRVLICFGVALLMPGVGSIFYLMKAVYYSRWLYMAVMVMALVTVKVLENYEEYDLKLGMKWNAIFTLLLLIPIAFLPVVSGDNTISQIGLYVKNWGAPIMFAISACITVACMVILYLLYDRLLKQGKVAVFKKYVSLSLVLVICLYSLFILTAGKVSSESSQVMIDNSLNAANLEIPGAPEDEFYRIDVLDGLDNQGLYWRKSSINFFHSVVSPSIMEFYEFIGEERNVASRPAASLNGLRSVTSVKYIFEKETKTSYQSLYNTSYLTNMNGYDVYVNNNYIPFGFTYNDYVLEYDAKKVDSSKISDLMVYALVLDDETAAKYSYLFDSQIYYPSEELNLTSAGFNTAVEERKAETAYNYNRTNKGYSVDIDLTKDNLVFFSVPYESGWSCTVNGESVTVEKANAGLTAVLANTGHNHIEFTYETPGLKKGVMISAVGLVLLAGLFVVGAVVKKRRPVEAELITEPAFTPENAIMPELTGEIAVPESANPEPLATEPTVSQVITQEQVPAQQPEAPVQEEVIAQEEPKQNPEDQEEQK from the coding sequence ATGATAAAATTGAAAAATCCGTTGATTAAGAAACGGGAGAACCTGATGGTATGGAAGGTCTTTTTGACCGCGCTGGGGATCGGCATTGTGATGATTTTGCCGTTCATCATCAAGGACGGGGGATATTTCTTTTACTACGGCGACTACAACGTGCAGCAGGTGCCGTTTTGGCAGTACTGCGCCGAACAGGTCAAGAGCGGGAATTTCTTCTGGAGCTGGGAGACCGACCTCGGCTCCGACTTTATCAGCGCCTACAGCTTTTATACCATCGGAAGCCCGTTTTTCTGGCTGGCAATGATTTTCCCCTCCTCTTGGATGCCCGCGCTGATGGGTCCGCTGATGATGCTCAAGATGGCCGTCGCGGCGGTGGGCGCGTTCTTGTATATGCGCCGCTATATCAAGGATCCGGATTACGCGATGATCGGCGCGCTGCTTTACGCCTTCTCGTCCTATACCATTTATAATATATTCTTCAACCACTTCATTGATGTCGTGGCGGTCTTCCCGTTTATGCTGCTGGCCTTCGACATGCTGTTTGAGGACAATAAATGGGGCTGGTTTGCGCTGTTTACGGCGGTGAACCTGCTGACCAACTATTTCTTCTTTGTGGGCGAGGTCGTCTTCTTTATCCTGTATTATGTGATTCGCGTCACTTGTCCGGACGACTGGAAGTTTAATTTCAAAAAACTGCTGCACGGGATTTTGGAGGCTTTGGTCGGCGTTGCGATTGCGGCGTTCATGATGCTGCCGAGCTTTTTGGAGCTGATGTCGAATCCGCGGCTCGATTCGGTGTTTAACGGCTGGGGCTTTTACATTTACGGTGAGACAAGACGGTACATGGGCGTTCTGCATGCGCTGTTGTTCCCGCCCGAACTGCCGCACTTCACTTATTTTATCGAAAATTCCAACACCCGCTGGCAGTCGGTTGCGGCTTGGCTGCCGCTGTTTGCGCTGTCGATGGTGATTGCGTTTTTGGCCGCGAAAAAGTCCAAGGGCAGCTGGCAGAAACGGGTTTTGATCTGCTTCGGCGTGGCGCTGCTGATGCCGGGCGTCGGCAGTATCTTCTATTTGATGAAAGCGGTCTATTACTCCCGCTGGCTGTATATGGCGGTTATGGTGATGGCGCTCGTAACGGTCAAGGTGCTTGAAAACTACGAGGAATACGACTTGAAACTCGGTATGAAGTGGAATGCCATCTTCACCCTGTTACTATTGATACCGATTGCGTTTTTGCCGGTGGTCTCCGGTGACAACACGATTTCACAGATCGGACTCTATGTAAAAAACTGGGGCGCGCCGATCATGTTTGCCATCAGCGCCTGCATCACCGTTGCCTGCATGGTGATCCTCTATCTGCTGTATGACCGGCTGCTGAAACAGGGCAAAGTGGCGGTGTTCAAGAAATATGTCTCACTGTCACTGGTGCTGGTCATCTGCCTTTATTCACTGTTCATTCTGACTGCGGGCAAAGTCTCTTCCGAGAGTTCGCAAGTGATGATCGACAATTCCCTGAACGCGGCGAATCTGGAGATTCCGGGCGCGCCGGAAGATGAGTTTTACCGCATCGATGTGCTTGACGGCCTCGATAACCAGGGGCTTTATTGGCGAAAGTCTTCAATCAACTTTTTCCACAGCGTTGTCTCACCCTCGATCATGGAATTTTACGAGTTTATCGGCGAGGAACGCAACGTCGCTTCCCGCCCGGCCGCTTCTCTGAACGGTCTGCGTTCGGTCACCTCGGTCAAATATATCTTTGAAAAGGAGACAAAGACTTCCTATCAATCGCTTTACAATACCTCTTACCTGACCAACATGAACGGGTATGACGTCTATGTCAACAACAACTATATTCCGTTCGGATTCACTTATAACGATTACGTTCTTGAGTATGACGCCAAAAAAGTCGACAGCAGCAAGATCAGCGATTTGATGGTGTATGCCCTTGTGCTGGATGATGAAACGGCAGCCAAGTATTCCTATCTGTTTGACAGCCAGATTTATTATCCGAGCGAGGAGTTGAATCTGACTTCCGCCGGATTTAACACTGCGGTCGAGGAGCGCAAAGCCGAAACCGCATATAATTACAACCGCACGAACAAAGGTTATTCAGTGGACATCGATCTGACAAAAGACAATCTGGTGTTCTTCAGCGTGCCGTATGAATCGGGTTGGAGCTGCACGGTCAACGGAGAGTCCGTTACGGTTGAAAAAGCCAATGCCGGACTGACGGCGGTGTTGGCCAATACCGGACACAACCACATCGAATTCACTTATGAGACGCCGGGTCTGAAAAAAGGCGTGATGATCAGCGCTGTCGGGTTGGTACTGCTGGCCGGTCTGTTCGTTGTCGGCGCGGTCGTGAAGAAGAGACGTCCGGTTGAAGCGGAATTGATCACGGAACCCGCTTTTACACCTGAAAACGCCATTATGCCGGAACTGACGGGGGAAATTGCCGTGCCGGAATCGGCAAATCCGGAACCGCTTGCAACCGAACCGACGGTATCGCAAGTCATCACGCAAGAGCAGGTCCCGGCACAACAGCCGGAAGCACCTGTACAGGAAGAAGTAATTGCGCAGGAAGAACCGAAACAGAACCCCGAAGATCAAGAGGAACAAAAATAA
- a CDS encoding IspD/TarI family cytidylyltransferase: MKKTAFIIAAAGSASRMGRDKIFLSLAGRPAVSGPLLAAQYSESITEIIISAKQTDVLAFWNLAKTLGVTKLKAVVTGGETRQQSVTAALDQTDAEIELIAVHDGARPLVTTELIDSVCADAEKYGAAVPALAVTDSLKEASDGFVVRTADRDRFFSVQTPQVFDAGLYRGAMSVAASAGKDFRDDCQLFEFMGHSVYLSAGDPRNIKLTGPIDIAVAKILAEGEFS; encoded by the coding sequence ATGAAAAAAACCGCTTTCATCATTGCCGCCGCCGGCAGTGCCAGCCGCATGGGACGTGACAAAATCTTTTTATCTCTCGCGGGGCGTCCGGCAGTATCGGGGCCGCTACTCGCCGCCCAGTACTCGGAATCTATCACCGAAATCATCATTTCGGCCAAACAGACCGATGTGTTGGCCTTTTGGAATCTGGCCAAAACCCTCGGCGTGACCAAGCTCAAAGCCGTCGTCACCGGTGGAGAGACCCGTCAGCAGTCGGTCACCGCCGCGCTCGACCAGACCGATGCCGAAATCGAACTGATTGCGGTTCACGACGGCGCAAGACCGCTTGTAACAACCGAACTGATCGACTCCGTCTGTGCCGACGCCGAAAAATACGGCGCCGCCGTTCCCGCGCTCGCCGTCACCGATTCATTAAAGGAAGCCTCCGACGGCTTCGTCGTGCGCACTGCCGACCGCGACCGCTTTTTCAGCGTCCAAACCCCGCAGGTCTTCGACGCGGGGCTTTATCGCGGGGCCATGTCGGTCGCCGCTTCCGCCGGAAAGGATTTCCGGGACGACTGTCAATTATTCGAATTCATGGGTCATTCGGTCTATTTAAGTGCCGGAGACCCCCGGAACATCAAACTCACCGGCCCGATTGACATCGCGGTCGCCAAAATACTTGCGGAAGGGGAATTTTCATGA
- a CDS encoding rubrerythrin family protein: protein MPKITQKSWRILLIVGILAVCGVIIWAVIAADRPPKLSRVPKTYDNLVTALIGENTANKKYLLYAEKAESEGNTQAALLFRAIAAGERVHIEREYKLANDVAPLEMPPSGSVIIGDTEENLEDCIKNENYETALMYPQFARTAETEDYPTAADAFGEIGKAEAVHEQLYREMLTKLEKTGSATDAVVYFVCPVCGNVYEGAPPDRCPICDTPGSKWVEYR, encoded by the coding sequence ATGCCGAAAATCACACAAAAGAGTTGGAGAATACTGCTTATCGTGGGCATATTGGCGGTATGCGGGGTAATTATCTGGGCGGTGATCGCCGCAGACAGGCCGCCGAAATTGTCGCGGGTGCCAAAGACCTATGACAATTTGGTCACGGCGCTGATCGGAGAGAACACCGCTAATAAAAAGTATCTGCTGTACGCCGAAAAAGCCGAGAGTGAGGGCAATACCCAAGCTGCATTGTTGTTTCGGGCAATTGCGGCCGGAGAACGGGTACATATTGAGCGGGAGTATAAGCTGGCAAATGACGTGGCTCCGCTGGAGATGCCGCCGTCCGGCAGTGTGATCATCGGGGATACCGAGGAAAATCTCGAGGACTGCATCAAGAATGAAAACTACGAGACCGCGTTGATGTATCCGCAGTTTGCCCGGACCGCCGAAACGGAAGATTATCCGACGGCGGCCGATGCATTCGGTGAGATCGGAAAAGCAGAGGCGGTTCACGAGCAGCTTTACCGGGAGATGCTGACCAAGTTGGAAAAGACGGGTAGTGCCACGGATGCAGTGGTCTATTTTGTCTGCCCGGTTTGCGGCAATGTATATGAGGGTGCGCCGCCCGATCGGTGTCCGATCTGCGACACACCGGGTTCGAAGTGGGTGGAATATAGATAA
- a CDS encoding glycosyltransferase family 2 protein, translating to MAKTLYIVVPCYNEQEVFPETKKRLCEKLATLIAENKVSEQSRVFFVNDGSKDATWNLIAEAFEEEPLVCGMSLSRNRGHQNALLAGLLSAAAHCDFTISIDADLQDDINVFDEMVAKYDAGADIVYGVRGARETDTAFKRNTAQEFYKFLAKMGVETVYNHADFRLMSRRAIEALREFKEVNLYLRGMVPMLGFKTDKVLYERSPRLAGESKYPLKRMLALALDGITGFSIKPIRMVFWTGVWIVILALIAFIVGLVLYLCGVLATGMMAVVSALFWLGGMQMIAMGVVGEYVGKAYLETKQRPRFVISEIKVK from the coding sequence ATGGCAAAGACGCTGTATATCGTCGTCCCCTGCTATAACGAGCAGGAGGTGTTTCCCGAGACCAAAAAACGGCTGTGTGAAAAACTGGCTACGCTGATCGCGGAAAATAAGGTGTCGGAGCAAAGCCGCGTCTTTTTCGTCAACGACGGCAGCAAAGATGCGACTTGGAATCTGATTGCCGAGGCGTTCGAGGAAGAGCCGCTGGTCTGCGGGATGTCGCTGTCGCGCAACCGCGGGCATCAGAATGCGCTGCTGGCCGGATTGCTCTCGGCGGCCGCACACTGCGATTTCACGATCTCCATCGACGCTGATTTGCAGGACGACATCAACGTTTTCGACGAGATGGTCGCAAAATACGACGCCGGAGCCGATATCGTTTACGGCGTCCGTGGCGCACGGGAGACCGATACCGCTTTCAAACGCAACACCGCGCAGGAATTTTATAAATTCCTCGCGAAAATGGGCGTCGAGACGGTCTACAATCACGCCGACTTCCGCCTGATGAGCCGCCGTGCGATCGAAGCGCTGCGGGAATTTAAAGAAGTCAACCTCTATCTGCGCGGCATGGTGCCGATGCTCGGATTTAAGACCGACAAAGTGTTATACGAGCGCAGCCCGCGTCTTGCCGGCGAATCGAAATATCCGCTGAAACGGATGTTGGCGCTGGCGTTGGACGGTATTACGGGATTTTCGATCAAGCCGATTCGCATGGTGTTCTGGACGGGCGTTTGGATCGTTATTTTGGCGTTGATTGCGTTTATCGTCGGGTTGGTGCTGTATCTTTGCGGCGTGTTGGCAACCGGTATGATGGCGGTCGTTTCGGCGCTGTTCTGGCTGGGCGGCATGCAGATGATCGCTATGGGCGTTGTGGGCGAATACGTCGGCAAGGCGTATCTGGAGACCAAACAGCGTCCGCGGTTTGTGATTTCGGAGATCAAAGTCAAATGA
- a CDS encoding MGMT family protein has product MSGFYDRVYNAVKLIPKGRVATYGQIAAIAGNSRAARAVGWALHVNPKPGYIPCHRVINRFGKICEGFAFGGPEVQKRLLEEEGVEVSDDYFVDLKKYGI; this is encoded by the coding sequence ATGAGTGGGTTTTACGATCGGGTTTATAACGCTGTGAAGCTGATTCCGAAAGGCCGAGTGGCCACCTACGGGCAGATTGCGGCGATTGCAGGTAATTCGCGCGCTGCGAGAGCCGTGGGCTGGGCACTGCATGTCAACCCCAAGCCGGGTTATATTCCATGCCATCGGGTGATCAACCGGTTCGGTAAAATCTGCGAGGGATTTGCGTTCGGCGGACCCGAGGTTCAGAAGCGTCTTCTTGAAGAAGAGGGCGTCGAGGTCAGTGACGACTATTTTGTGGATTTAAAAAAGTACGGGATTTGA
- a CDS encoding alpha-mannosidase — MDFIKDKIRVTCEQLKKYAYEDLGTVENLEFVESEYKDGNTPPESGWKPFSPENDRLGGREKHWWMRTKLHVPEVGEGKQIALELLTSSSGWDALNPQMIVYLDGHMVQGVDVNHTEVLLEGGTSADLLLYIYSSMNEAKFDFSAKYKGIDLTSEAMYYDLYVPYSSLDCFDPKSERHINTLKQLELAVNLLDLNQPKSPTYYASITVARGQLEKTFYKGLCGKGDAIVACVGHTHIDVAWLWPLRQTVEKAQRSFATVVNLMKQYPEYKFMSSQPQLYQFVKEQAPELYKEIKKLVKEGRWEVEGATWLEMDTNLVSGESLVRQMIYGKRFMKEEFGVDSKILWLPDVFGYSAALPQIMRKSGVDNFMTTKIAWNERNMLPYDSFYWEGIDGSRVFSFFVTTQDRPQPRKNEIACTYNGRLTAGQILGTWERYQQKAFNNRTMTTFGYGDGGGGPTKEMLETQRRLSYGLPGIPKTEMSFAGEAIATARKNFDKTAKELKRFPLWVGELYLEFHRGTYTSIAKNKKNNRKSEFLYQKAETLAVTDELLLGGKYPQKKLADGWRTILLNQFHDIIPGSSIFEVYEDSDKQYAEVKKIGEKAAEDAKAHIAANIGTEGGVAVFNPTGFTTDGEVQVDGKTGSVKGIPAHGWKVTEPDFDCKVKLDGRTADNKYYKMIIDINGNISRLYDKKNKREVFKRSEVGNEIQIFEDLPRQYDAWEISDYYKQKMYKPDEVLEIKQITDGCRAGFRIKKRILTSTIEQNIWLYSDNPRIDFETVMDWNEEHLLVKAAFPIDVLADKATYEIQFGHLQRPTHENTSWDKARFEVCAHKWADISEVGYGVSLLNDCKYGYNAEGSTLKLTLLKCATSPNPQADKGHHEFTYSLLPHVSNLRNTGTIKQAYLLNCPFEAVKLGKQKGKLAEDYSLASCDGKNVVIETVKKAEDGDGVIVRLYESFGKRCNTTVKFGFGVERVSLCDLLENEIRELTVRDGKVRLGISNFQIITLKVRAKR, encoded by the coding sequence ATGGATTTTATCAAGGACAAGATCAGAGTTACCTGCGAACAGCTGAAAAAATATGCCTATGAAGACCTCGGGACGGTGGAGAATCTCGAATTCGTTGAGAGCGAATATAAAGACGGCAATACGCCGCCGGAATCCGGATGGAAACCGTTTTCACCGGAGAATGACCGTTTGGGCGGCCGCGAAAAACACTGGTGGATGCGTACCAAACTCCATGTCCCCGAAGTCGGCGAGGGAAAACAGATTGCGCTGGAACTTCTGACGAGTTCGAGCGGTTGGGACGCGCTCAATCCACAGATGATTGTCTATCTCGACGGACATATGGTGCAGGGCGTTGATGTCAATCACACCGAAGTGCTGCTTGAGGGTGGTACTTCCGCCGATTTGCTGCTCTACATTTATTCCAGCATGAACGAGGCGAAATTCGACTTTTCCGCCAAATACAAGGGCATCGATCTCACGTCCGAGGCCATGTATTACGATCTGTATGTGCCGTATTCTTCGCTGGATTGTTTTGATCCCAAAAGCGAGAGGCACATCAATACGCTTAAACAATTGGAACTGGCGGTAAATCTGCTGGATTTGAATCAGCCCAAGAGCCCGACATATTATGCCTCGATTACGGTTGCGCGCGGGCAGCTTGAAAAGACTTTTTACAAGGGTCTTTGCGGCAAAGGAGACGCGATTGTCGCCTGCGTCGGACATACCCACATCGACGTGGCCTGGCTGTGGCCGCTGCGCCAAACTGTCGAAAAGGCACAGCGCAGTTTTGCCACCGTCGTCAACCTGATGAAACAATACCCCGAATATAAGTTTATGTCCTCGCAACCGCAGCTGTATCAGTTCGTCAAAGAACAGGCACCGGAACTTTATAAGGAGATCAAAAAGCTGGTTAAAGAGGGACGCTGGGAAGTTGAGGGCGCGACCTGGCTGGAGATGGACACCAATCTGGTCAGCGGCGAATCGCTGGTGCGCCAGATGATCTACGGCAAGCGGTTTATGAAAGAGGAGTTCGGGGTTGACAGCAAAATTTTGTGGCTACCCGACGTCTTCGGTTACAGCGCGGCACTGCCTCAGATTATGAGAAAGAGCGGCGTTGATAACTTTATGACGACAAAGATCGCCTGGAATGAGCGCAACATGCTGCCTTATGATTCCTTTTATTGGGAAGGCATCGACGGCAGTCGGGTGTTCTCGTTCTTCGTAACCACGCAGGATCGTCCGCAGCCGCGCAAAAACGAGATCGCCTGTACTTACAACGGCCGTTTGACCGCAGGACAGATTCTCGGTACCTGGGAGCGGTATCAGCAGAAGGCTTTCAACAACCGCACAATGACCACGTTCGGTTATGGTGACGGCGGGGGCGGCCCAACCAAGGAGATGCTCGAGACACAGCGGCGGCTCTCCTACGGACTGCCCGGCATCCCGAAGACCGAAATGAGTTTTGCCGGTGAGGCAATTGCGACTGCCCGAAAGAATTTTGACAAGACGGCAAAAGAGCTCAAACGATTTCCGCTGTGGGTGGGCGAGCTCTACCTCGAATTCCACCGCGGCACCTATACCTCCATCGCCAAAAACAAGAAAAACAACCGAAAAAGTGAGTTTTTATATCAAAAAGCCGAGACGCTTGCCGTGACAGACGAATTGCTTTTGGGCGGCAAATATCCGCAGAAAAAACTTGCGGACGGCTGGCGTACGATTCTGCTGAACCAGTTCCATGACATCATTCCCGGCTCTTCGATTTTTGAGGTCTATGAGGACAGCGACAAACAGTATGCCGAGGTTAAAAAAATCGGCGAAAAGGCAGCCGAAGACGCCAAAGCGCACATTGCGGCCAACATCGGCACCGAGGGCGGCGTTGCGGTCTTTAATCCGACCGGCTTTACGACGGACGGAGAAGTTCAAGTCGACGGAAAGACCGGCAGCGTCAAGGGCATTCCCGCGCACGGATGGAAGGTGACCGAGCCCGATTTTGACTGCAAGGTCAAACTCGACGGGCGGACTGCCGATAATAAATATTATAAGATGATCATTGACATCAACGGAAATATCTCCCGGCTGTATGATAAGAAAAACAAACGCGAGGTCTTTAAGCGCAGCGAAGTGGGCAACGAAATTCAGATCTTTGAGGATCTGCCGCGCCAGTACGACGCATGGGAGATCAGTGATTATTACAAGCAGAAGATGTATAAGCCCGACGAGGTGCTTGAGATCAAGCAGATCACCGATGGCTGCCGCGCCGGATTTAGAATTAAAAAGCGTATTTTGACTTCGACAATTGAGCAGAACATCTGGCTGTATTCCGACAACCCGCGCATCGACTTTGAGACTGTGATGGATTGGAACGAGGAACACCTGTTGGTTAAGGCGGCTTTTCCGATTGATGTGCTGGCCGACAAGGCGACCTATGAGATCCAATTCGGCCATCTGCAGCGTCCGACCCATGAGAACACAAGTTGGGATAAGGCCAGATTTGAGGTTTGCGCGCACAAGTGGGCGGACATCTCCGAGGTGGGTTACGGCGTCTCGCTGCTCAACGACTGCAAATATGGTTATAACGCTGAGGGCAGCACACTCAAGCTGACGCTGTTGAAATGCGCCACCAGTCCGAACCCGCAAGCCGATAAGGGACATCATGAGTTCACCTATTCACTGCTGCCGCACGTCAGCAATCTCCGCAATACCGGCACAATTAAACAGGCCTATCTGCTCAACTGCCCGTTTGAAGCCGTCAAACTCGGAAAGCAGAAAGGCAAGTTGGCGGAAGATTATTCATTGGCCTCCTGCGACGGTAAAAACGTCGTTATAGAGACAGTCAAGAAGGCCGAGGACGGGGACGGCGTGATTGTGCGTCTTTATGAGAGTTTCGGCAAACGCTGCAACACGACGGTGAAATTCGGATTCGGGGTTGAGCGTGTGTCGCTGTGCGATCTGCTTGAAAACGAGATCAGAGAACTGACCGTGAGAGACGGAAAAGTCAGGCTCGGAATCAGTAATTTTCAGATCATCACGCTGAAGGTCCGCGCGAAACGTTAA
- the zapA gene encoding cell division protein ZapA: protein MENNKVALKIGPLILNLTTNDTAQYAQTLAAELDSRLTAMMNSNPNMTLAQAMALISLDAMDSVKKANDAADNLRGLLKTYLEDVNKYRSAAEDAKRENDRLRAELDTKNR from the coding sequence TTGGAGAACAATAAGGTTGCGCTGAAAATCGGACCGCTGATTTTAAATTTGACAACAAACGATACGGCTCAATATGCCCAAACGCTTGCGGCTGAGCTTGATTCCCGCCTGACCGCCATGATGAACTCCAATCCCAACATGACCTTGGCGCAGGCGATGGCATTGATTTCGCTCGATGCGATGGACAGCGTAAAAAAAGCGAATGACGCCGCAGACAACCTGCGTGGTCTGCTCAAGACTTATTTGGAAGATGTCAACAAGTACCGCAGTGCCGCTGAGGATGCAAAACGTGAAAATGACCGGCTGCGTGCGGAATTAGACACCAAAAACCGCTAA
- a CDS encoding metallophosphoesterase: MKNAIHKSEEWFSVVILPDSQRYVEDGYREERIGCLQKQTDWILENREKENIKFVSHVGDYVHHRESVTERRAFFEVFDRLTGIVPFGICAGNHDLLFGERSKEVLDGRGKVFGCEIFDQPNVRRVRDAFFSQEKYQKYDYWIDSCNDCQSNAQKFEALGQEYVIVHLEFSPSDHTVDWADGILKKYADIPAIITTHNFITPEEEFGVTTRNSRLSSYQENMAGEGDNAGTDILEKLVIPNQNVFMVLCGHFADQRFVTLKNEGREIYAMLSDYELEKPYYGNGWMRVLRFFPKQNRVSVSTYSPFLDEYKTDNKNKFDFKMLKKG, translated from the coding sequence ATGAAAAACGCAATTCATAAATCCGAAGAATGGTTTTCCGTGGTTATTTTACCGGATTCTCAGCGGTATGTCGAGGACGGATACAGGGAAGAGCGGATCGGTTGTCTGCAAAAGCAAACAGATTGGATATTGGAAAACCGGGAGAAAGAAAACATCAAATTCGTGTCCCACGTGGGGGACTATGTGCATCACAGGGAAAGTGTCACCGAAAGGCGCGCTTTTTTTGAGGTGTTTGATCGGCTCACCGGAATCGTTCCGTTCGGAATTTGCGCGGGGAATCACGACCTCTTATTCGGGGAGCGTTCAAAAGAGGTGCTGGACGGAAGAGGGAAAGTTTTTGGTTGCGAAATTTTCGACCAGCCCAATGTGAGAAGGGTTCGGGACGCCTTTTTTTCGCAGGAGAAATATCAAAAATATGATTACTGGATCGATTCGTGCAACGACTGTCAGAGTAACGCGCAGAAATTTGAGGCATTGGGCCAGGAATATGTTATCGTTCATCTTGAATTTTCACCGTCAGATCATACCGTGGATTGGGCTGACGGCATCTTGAAAAAATACGCAGATATTCCCGCAATTATAACGACGCATAATTTTATAACACCCGAAGAGGAGTTTGGCGTTACAACAAGAAACTCCAGATTGTCCTCTTATCAGGAGAATATGGCCGGAGAAGGCGACAATGCCGGAACGGATATTCTTGAAAAACTGGTGATTCCGAATCAAAACGTCTTTATGGTGCTGTGCGGTCATTTTGCCGATCAAAGGTTTGTAACGTTGAAAAATGAGGGCAGAGAGATCTATGCGATGCTCAGCGATTATGAATTGGAAAAACCGTATTACGGCAACGGGTGGATGAGGGTTCTTCGGTTTTTTCCAAAACAAAACCGGGTATCTGTGAGCACCTATTCGCCGTTTCTTGATGAGTATAAGACCGATAATAAAAACAAGTTTGATTTTAAAATGTTGAAGAAGGGCTGA